GATAGATACATTATTTAAATGGATAGCTTTACAATGAATTGAGAGCCACTTTACTCATCAGCTGTACAGTATACATTGAAGTATAACACCAGTTAATGTCACCTCTGTAATTAAAGTATATGTCTATGAAAGCTTCGGTAATTTGCAAAGtgataatttgtttttcttcactttttgcTAGGAGAAAAAAGACCGGACTTTCTTTCAAGAGAAAATCATTGATAGGTAACGGAGTAATAAATAAAGCTTCAAAATGGCGATGTTATGCTTTGGGGATGTTCGCTGTTTCGTCTTATTGTTTTGCTTAACCATCTTGATGTATTCCATGATGCAGGCCTATTCTAACAGCGTATTAACAACCATTGAAAGACGTTATAACTTGAACAGCTCACAACTCAGTTCGCTTGTCAGTATCGCACAGGCAGGTGTTCTCCTAACTATCATGCCTGTTTCTTATCTTGGCGGTCGTCCAAGCAGTAGTCGTCCTCGCTGGGTTGGCTGTGGACTTATAACTGTTGCCTTAGGCAATGTCATCGCAACAATTCCGCATTTCATTCTTGGACAATACACCTACAGTGGTAGTAATGACGTAACGAATGGTACCAACGAAACGAAGGTGTGTACTCAGAATTCCACGCTAAACCCTGAATGTAACAATGATGAGAGTGGGGCTTCAAAAGACAGTGAGGTGGCATATATGTTATTAGCTGCTGGTGTTTTCATAACCGGTACAGGTTACAGCGCACTCTATTCCCTTGGGTCATCCTTCGTGGATGACCATTCTAAACCCGAGTCGTCATCCCTATATCTCGGTAAGTACAACACTTTATCTAAAACATGACCACTCAATGGTTCCgttttataaattcataattatattccTTTAGGATGCATGAATGAAACAACTGTCCCATGTCAACCTTGACTATGCCCTTAGCAATAGcttataccagtatattttgTTATAACGATATTTATgagtaggcaagtgaataaacatgtttttaaaaatggaaaTATGACTCGCAATAAGAGCACTTCCATAGTGATGGTGTGTATTGTAATAAttacaacagggatgggtaagCTAGTTGCATTCCAAACTGAAAGTATAatatatacctagcaacaataccacaCGCATAGCAACAACCATAAGATGGTATATAttccaaagaaaacaacaaagatTGGATAGGCTAGTggataaaacattaaaatatggatacacataatatatctagcaacaaaaccatatcctcagcaacagccaaatgattgtatattttgcaaagataacaacataaATGACttggcaagtggataaacattcaaaagcgATCAGCATGAATAGTGTTCAAGGCAGAATTATAATCTTGGAGACGACCTCAAAGATCTTTGGCAGAATGAAGTCCTACCAATCAAAGTCTCTGAAAATTCCATCATAAATCATTGTTCCCAATGCACAGTTCTGCAACAACGCATTGGTGTCTCTTTTACAATTCGTAATCAATTTTCAAAGTTTATGTCATGCAGAAAACAACGACCGGTTCTTATCAAATGTGACATGTGACAGTCTTGCcaatttatgaaaacaaacacttgCAACACTTGTCAATCCACCTGTCAAACAAATTCATTAAACCCCCAACAATATTTCATCCTTTCCATTGCTATTTAGACATAATACAATGCACCAAAGTGAACATAAAATTTATTGAGAAGTTGGTATTCATTTTGTGTGGAAGGGTCACTCCTCATTGTGTGTCATATTAAAATTTTAAGTGCGACCAACATTAGCTATTAGACACTTATTCATCCTCAACCCCACATAAAGCATGACATTTTTGGGAGCCCCTCCCACCTTTCCATTTGCTTGGGGCAAAATAAAATTCatgacgcccccccccccatgttctCTGGCAACCCTTTCACGAAAGAGTGGAACTGTGTCTCCAATGACAGATAAGCAGAAGATGGTTTGCAAGTTGGTTAAATATGGTCAGCAAACATTCAATGTTTCTCGAATACTTTCATTACATTTCCCCATGTGTAGGCATAATGAGCACGATGTGGGGAGGTGGATCAATCTCTGCGAGTTTCCTGGGAGCTGCATGCCTGCTTCTCTACGTTGATTTCAACACTGTGGATGTATCGTCCGTTGAGTTGAACTCTTCGGACAAACAATGGATTGGAGCTTGGTGGTTGGGAAAGGTCTGTGGAGCAGCGGTTTGTGTTTTAGTGTCAACTGGTTTCTTCTTCATCCGGCGGAGATTGTCAACGTACGAACCTGACAGATCTTATGAGCatggaaaggaaaggaaagagAAGGAAAATGAAAAGCCGTCAATTCAAGGAGACAGTGTGAATGTCGGGACCAGGCTACTGTCTAGGGTCAAAGGTGAGCTCATTATTACATGTTGACCATTGATGACGTCAGAACACAAACGTTCGCATAAAGAACTATTTCAATATGCAATTCATGACTGTATTGATGGAAAAAATCAGAGAAAAGTTGTATATCAGGGTGACCCCTTTCTAGCATTACGGAGGGTGGggtgtcatgtcatatcatgaATTCAGTAAAACTTTCACTTTTTTACTAAAGCTGGCTGAGTTCATTTTCAGGAATACTGAAGCTATTTTGGAGATTCTTTACCAATCCACACTACATGGCATTGATGGTAGGTTATGGCTTCGAAATAGGCTCTGTTGCTGGACTGAATCCATTCGTTCCTAAATACTTGGAAGTACAGTTCGGCAAATATTTTTACAGGTATGGTATACCAAATGCGAAGAGATCTAGGGTGTGTACCTTGCCTATTTTTGGATTGCTTACTTAGATTTTCTGTCTCCCTGTAGGATAtgttctatgtacatgtacatgtatactagtttAGCAGCCCTTTTAGGGAGTCGTCAGTTAATACGGCCATGCATGGGTGAGCTTTTTAAATCCTTACTCTATTCACTACAAAAACATCTTCCCCCTTCAACTGTAACAGTTTTGAAAACAGTCTGACACCCCTTTCGGTACCAAATGGAAAAAAACCCAGACATTCCCTCTATCTCCTCCATGCATGttatcaaaagtatgttgtgtgtatttggttaaaatgttagtACCCATGAGTCTACCACAACAGTTAAATTTACTCTAACCAGTGTATAAAACCTATTGTTTTATAGGGAGGTCTAAAGGGGATTCCCAGCAAATGCTGACATTTCATCATTAATGCATTTAGGTTTTTTTGTGCAACTTTGAATCCATCTTTGATATCGCATATCTTAACTATTGAAACTTAAATGTCACATAGACCGATACAATTTAGAAACTTGACAAGTTCGACAAGTTATGAGATGGCCAGAAAAGCTTTCCGAACCTAAGAGTTGGACAGTTAACATTAATAATAAACAATCCAAAAACAGGATGTTGCAATTTAGGGCCGAGCCacgaattatttttttcagctTTCCCATGCTCCAGTATAATGTGTACAAATCTAGTTTTTGATGTTTAATTTGTTCATCCTCAGCTGTATAATATtgtagctaaaatgatgtaggtttggtgtttcaatcatattatattacgtttttgacacactGACACACTGAGTATTAATTCtatcacagtgcagtaaaaactggcttctaatgaaaacattacacatggacttgatgattttaatggctgcaattctttattttctaactgGTCGACATTTCAACTTTAGTACTTCTACATTTTTTTTGCTATAGAAGTTGCCCAAGGATGTGTATtaatgtcatattatattagtGAAACGCCAATTGTAGCTGTAATGTTCCAAAATTAAAAGTTTTAGCCTTTTTTCCATGCTTGAAAACCGATGTTATACTTTTGGCTAAATGGTTTATGAGACAACGACATGCCTCTTTCAACAGACTGCAAATTGCAATAGAACAGCATGGGGCTCATGCCctaatgaaaatagaaaaaaagaccactgtatatatacatagttaGGTAACTACGTGAAACTAGTCCATGTCATGTGACACGGTCTAGCCAATCACTGCAGGCTGTATGTAAACTATGTGCTATACAGTGAAATAAAGATCATTCGTAACCTGTGACAGTCCcctgtgaaaaaataaattaaattatccacgttaatttaatttcttttagGATTTTTCAACAGTATAGCAGGTGGCCTGTCATCTTTAGTTGGGGGAATTATCTTGAGAAAACTAAAGCTGGGGCCGGTTGCAATTGCCAAATTTATGGTAGTTTGCCTTGCACTTGGAACTGTGTCTCCCGCTATGCTGTATCCATTTCATTGCATTGATTTCGACATAAGTGGTGTTGGGTAAGTGTTTACTTAcagtatatatcatacatacatgttcttCCTGAAAGGTAAAGTACTATCGGGcgtatttctgtctttagtataTTTATATTGGTTACTGCTATCAAATCTGCTTCATTTGGAGGCGATACaacatcaccatggtaacttcCCCAACTTTAAATTTGTATGCGTCGACCATTTTAGAGATATCCAACAAGGGGTTAGTAGTACAAAATCGCTGATGACGATGTCGCAAATTCCATAATATCCAATGCTCCTTGCATCTGTCACGTCAAAGATACCAGGGTATACCGTACACAGTATTTGTATCTAGGGTAGAGGGTATTTGTATTCTAgctaaaatgtaaacatgtttagATGTTTAGATTGTCATGTAGTAAATTGATTTTTATCAATCAGTTTGGGCAGTTTGCTTACTGCATACCTCAAAAGTCTTATATTATATTTCACCTTGTATACATTGATTGTTTCATTGACAGTAAGGACAGTATCAGCAAAGACCAACCTTGCAATCTGGACTGTTCTTGCTCTGTTGATCTCTTTGACCCTGTCTGTGGTTCAGATGGCAATTCCTATGCATCACCGTGTCACGCAGGATGCACTCAGCTACTGTCAAATAATGTAAGTGAAGAAATATTTCCTTTGTGTCTTTACtcattgacatttgacctttgatcACCATATACTCTCTCCGCCGACATGCAAATAGTCCCAGTTACCCAGACTCAACTGCAGGCTACAACGTCCGCCACCTGAGAGGGGGGCGGTAGAAGTCAGACCCCGCAATGGACTCTGCGTAACCGATTACAACCGATCACGAtgatgaaatggtttatttcactcACTGTAAGCAAAATACAACCAAACCAGCAAAAACTCATATATTACAGAATGTAAATTAATTTCTGCTGATAACAGTAGTGTAAGCAGCGCCATCTATCACAGAGTGGGCAGGactaatattttcaaaatcgCTCAGCTTATCATGTTATGTTCTAGTTGAAATTTTAATACTCgtgtatatttttattgttcttctcCCGCCCTATACCTAGACCTACACGGACTGCAATTGTATTCCTAGTCAGCAGGCAACCGAAGGAATGTGCAACGAAGGCGAAACATGTTCTTACTTGTATCCGTTTTTGGTCACTTTGGCATTCTTCACTTTCGTCAATGGCCTTACTGAGACTCCATGCGTCATTCTGACTATGAGGTGAGAAATGTCACTATAGGTTTCTCTTTTTCTGACTTTCTATCGATCACATTGACTCTTTGCAATTACCTAGGAGTTTTGAATCTTGTTTAAAATCTTGATCTTGTTCATGATTAAAAGTTTATATAGACAATGCAATCCTGTTTAGGGAACTTTTCACTGACAACTGTAAGTGAACGACAGTGTGTAATTGTGTCATCTCCTTTTTCTTTGTCACCTTTATTTTGCACGTAATTTTGCTACAATCAAGCCAACATTTGTCCGTGTTCAATTAAAAaagggaccttgtcactatAGTCAGAAAACTGCCAGTGAcgaaacccttaggtcacgagctAGTATTTATAGGCTGAATGGAGGAAAATGTTTGTGGATAACATAATGAAAACTCGTGAAAGCAAAGTCGATTGGGAACGTAGATGCGTGCAACATGGTTTCTGTATAGCATAGTTTTAAGTTCTTGtgtaatattaaacaaaatttcCTCCTTGCTCTACTCCTTTTTCAGGTCAGGACCACCCGAAGAGAAGGCTTTCGCTCTCGGtttaagaattgtaataaaTCGTACTTTAGGTAAGTTAATATTGTATTGAAGACGTTAAAGACAAATGGGAAATACTTGGTCATTGAAAACTGGTTAAAAGCAGCCCCTCTCCTACAAATCTATGGTCTTGGGGCAGTGAATATTATTTACATAAGTTATACTGACatgtgacccatagtgacctaaatttgcatataaagtGGTACTACTCGTTTCCTATTTTCCCAAGGGCACTATTCATAATCACGAATTCGAATGTGGCAAGAACAAGTGCATGAGGATATAATTCAGGCATCATATTATCACTCCACGTGTTATTATGTCGCAACTATTTCCCACGACTGAGTTATTTTTTTGTCTCAGAATTTCAGCCTCAGGGAttaatagttgctacataacaaccTTCAGGGTAATAGAACATTTACTCTTGGCCTCATAACCAGGCGTTACGTTTTATGTAGCCTTTTATACTGGGGTGTATGGGTTTCACTGTATtatgatgataaaatatatataacgtaaaattatgaaatattacaaatattaaaaatcatatgtgtgtatgtatggggAGGGTTCTTGGCAGAAAAGAATTAAATAGAGCGTGGAAATGGAATGGGGCGAGCAGCATTTTACATCTACATCTTAGTAATTACTGTTTTCTATtaactttgtatattttatcttttcaaaGGTTTTATTCCACTACCGTTGATCTATGGTGCAGTGATTGATATGTCGTGCAGTTTATGGAGAACCTTTTGTGAAGGCGCTGATGTTGGTGAATGTTTGGTCTACGACACCCAATCCTTCCGCCTCAACCTCAttattttaacagttttcaTGAAGTTAGGTGCTTTCATTTCCTACATAGTTGCATATATTCTGTGGAAAAAAAGAGGTGATCCTAACAAGGTTAGAAATGATGAGAATCTTAAGGGTGCCCAAGAGAGTCATGTGAATCCAACCATTGATCCTATTGGTTTGTCCAGTCTGAATGGTGCATACAATGAATCGTACACCCATGACACTCCGATGTGATCACAAAcataaagaatatatatatttcatcgcCTGTAAAGTCAACAAGATTTATTAAGAAGTAATTAACCGGTAACAttgaacttgcaaacccgccatgttgaatgttgcatcatgggaaatgtgataataaatgctaaccaattagtattatgaacaatattgttaaattgtttgtaaccacaaatgatcaattcatattcaccctgaccattgtgggaggtttattttatcggtagctccagattaggtaatacgataacctcagataatcccatagtcctttgcgtctgagcatgctcagaaaGTCTTGTAGGACCACTATCATTCAACAAAATCAATGACAGATCCAGACATCTTGTCAGCTCTGGACGCAAACTTCGCGGAACTCTATCCCTGATGAACTGTAAACGTTTGATGACGTTTAACTTTTAAAATGCAAAACATAGATTATGAACGCTTTTGAGTTTATAACTACgaaaattatgtattcatttttcGCTAGTTCTTCATTTTAACCAGTGTGTTGTTTTACCTTTTGAGtacaagtataaagttggcctcagattcagaatcagattcacattggaggaCAATATGAGGCCAGTATCATATTGCGCCTCAGGTTCAGTCTCACATTCGAAAAATCCCGATAACACCAGAAAAATAGCCAAACAAGACAATATGATAAATGTCCAGGCTACAGGAAATGTTCCCCCTTCATTCTCTCTTGATCAGCTTACAAGGGGACAATTACCTTAAAATCAGAGATAAAAGATTGTCCCCTAGACATTAGaaagaggtcaaagttcagctgATGTGTTTCGTTGTAGGCACACTTAGTCTTCCAATGATGGAATCTGCATTGCGTCTGTTTCAAAAGACTTTTTGCCTtaatatttagtctgtagaagTAATATTTGATGATGGGTGAGAAGTACCGTAGAGCATTGCCTGTAGTCCCTATGGTATAATTTCTTGTTTCACATCTTTCGTCTAGTGTTATCGTGATGTTTAGATATCAGACTGAACCTGACGCTCATATATGAGACTGGTCTTATATTGTCCTCCAAtttgaatctgattctgaatctgaggcCAGATTTATACTCGTATTTTTAGttgagtttgtgtgtgtgtgtttgtttgtttgtatttatttgctttgtttttttgtttgtttggtggttttttgtttttgttgttgtttttttttgtttttttttgtttttttggggggggtgtTCGTTTATATGCAGCgcttttcaaatttcaattactTACCGAAGTGCTACTTTATCACCCCAAACTGAACTACTTAGTTTGATTGTAGCAATAAATACAGTTGTACAATAAAAAGTGAAATACCAATGACTGACCCTTTCCATTAATTTTCAACACTTCTGTTGTTTCCCGTCGTCTTTACAATCTTTAAACCTCTCTAACACTGCTAACAGTTGTAATCATGTGattgaaattttcaacaaacGATGGCATATTGATGAAAAATGTGATATATGTCAACTACCGTAACATAACACCATGTCACCTGTGTCACACTCAAGTGAAGCCTTGTCATCAAACAAGTATTACATTCGATTCCGATATGTATCGCTTCTTGACATTTGATCGCAGAACATTACTATACAGTAATTGATGAATGTAAACTTCTcaacaatattgatatatgtcGTTATTACATCAGATAACAACATCAATTCGGGACAGACGTTTTAATATTCGTTGTTTACATGGGAAGCAATGTGGTGGTGATTTTATGTTACCTATAGCTCATTTTAATCAGGGATTCTAGAAAAGTGATTATCATCAATTCTACACCACGTGACTTCACTAAAATATATAGCAAAATAGAATTCTTGGCTGCAAAAGGCTGTTGTAAACTGGGGCGAGGCACTCTGGTGAAAACGTAAAGTTAGGAGCTAACACACAGAGGTTGAAAAGGTTAGTCGTACTTTcgtgtgtgtttgtgggggtgtttctgtgtgtttgtgtgtttaagCAATAATAACTCAAACCCCGCAATAAACTTTCAACTGGTAACCATGGTATCTTCGACAACTGCAAATACCAATAGCCTTTAGAACCCAAGCAACTATTGAAAGCGTCCAGATTTACGAAGATTTATATAAAGAGTATGACAAGTGAAAGGTTTGAACTCTATCTACACATATACTTAGTTTGCATGAAGTTTCTTGTCAATGAATAGAGGTTTAGCTATGATGCATTTACCCCACGACCAACAGGTCGTCAAACGTTATTGGCTCTAAAAACAAGATAATTGATTCTAGCATTGGTAAATAAGTGTCATCGGGTGAGCACAGCAGACACAGGGCACCTAGATCTGAAGATGACAAGCTTATCATCTATCTTGTCCTGAGTCGACTACA
This Glandiceps talaboti chromosome 13, keGlaTala1.1, whole genome shotgun sequence DNA region includes the following protein-coding sequences:
- the LOC144444296 gene encoding solute carrier organic anion transporter family member 3A1-like, whose protein sequence is MAMLCFGDVRCFVLLFCLTILMYSMMQAYSNSVLTTIERRYNLNSSQLSSLVSIAQAGVLLTIMPVSYLGGRPSSSRPRWVGCGLITVALGNVIATIPHFILGQYTYSGSNDVTNGTNETKVCTQNSTLNPECNNDESGASKDSEVAYMLLAAGVFITGTGYSALYSLGSSFVDDHSKPESSSLYLGIMSTMWGGGSISASFLGAACLLLYVDFNTVDVSSVELNSSDKQWIGAWWLGKVCGAAVCVLVSTGFFFIRRRLSTYEPDRSYEHGKERKEKENEKPSIQGDSVNVGTRLLSRVKGFFNSIAGGLSSLVGGIILRKLKLGPVAIAKFMVVCLALGTVSPAMLYPFHCIDFDISGVGKDSISKDQPCNLDCSCSVDLFDPVCGSDGNSYASPCHAGCTQLLSNNTYTDCNCIPSQQATEGMCNEGETCSYLYPFLVTLAFFTFVNGLTETPCVILTMRSGPPEEKAFALGLRIVINRTLGFIPLPLIYGAVIDMSCSLWRTFCEGADVGECLVYDTQSFRLNLIILTVFMKLGAFISYIVAYILWKKRGDPNKVRNDENLKGAQESHVNPTIDPIGLSSLNGAYNESYTHDTPM